One window of the Benincasa hispida cultivar B227 chromosome 3, ASM972705v1, whole genome shotgun sequence genome contains the following:
- the LOC120073595 gene encoding PRA1 family protein B2-like, translating into METDLLLSLRHALSRRRPWPELLDRSAFSKPESLSEATLRIRKNYSYFRVNYFAIIALILAISLFSNPSSLFLLIALLSSWIFLYLFRPSDQPLVLFGRLFRDSEILIGLVIFTACVVFLTSVGSVLVSALTGGVAVVCAHGALRCPDDLFLDEQEVNSTGFLGFFAGVPSSSASAAGPPRK; encoded by the exons ATGg agacagacctccTCCTCTCCCTCCGCCACGCCCTCTCCCGCCGCCGCCCTTGGCCTGAGCTCCTAGATCGCTCCGCCTTCTCCAAGCCTGAATCCCTCTCCGAAGCCACTCTCCGGATCCGCAAAAACTACTCCTATTTCCGCGTCAATTATTTCGCGATCATAGCCCTAATTCTTGCGATTTCACTTTTCTCCAATCCATCATCTCTCTTCCTCTTAATCGCCCTTCTTTCCTCTTGGATCTTCCTCTATCTCTTCCGCCCCTCCGATCAGCCGCTCGTTCTCTTCGGTCGCCTCTTCAGAGACAGCGAGATCTTGATTGGCCTCGTTATTTTCACTGCCTGTGTTGTATTTCTCACCAGCGTCGGATCTGTTCTTGTTTCTGCCCTCACCGGCGGCGTCGCCGTCGTCTGCGCTCACGGCGCTCTCCGATGTCCCGATGATCTGTTCCTTGACGAGCAGGAAGTTAACTCGACTGGCTTTCTTGGTTTCTTCGCCGGCGTCCCCTCCTCCTCTGCCTCTGCCGCCGGTCCTCCCAGAAAATAA